A DNA window from Pyrus communis chromosome 3, drPyrComm1.1, whole genome shotgun sequence contains the following coding sequences:
- the LOC137729988 gene encoding indole-3-acetic acid-induced protein ARG7-like — translation MGFRLPGIVSAKRSLIRSLSNSKQTASKTLDIPKGYFAVYVGERQKKRFVIPISYLNDPLFQDLLSQAEEEFGYDHPMGGITIPCSEYTFLHLTSRLSV, via the coding sequence ATGGGTTTCCGGTTGCCTGGAATTGTTAGCGCCAAGAGAAGTCTCATCCGGTCTCTATCCAATTCAAAACAGACGGCTTCAAAGACCTTAGATATCCCAAAAGGCTATTTTGCTGTGTATGTTGGGGAGAGACAGAAGAAGCGGTTTGTGATTCCAATATCATACTTGAATGATCCTTTGTTCCAAGATTTGTTGAGTCAAGCTGAAGAGGAATTTGGGTATGATCATCCCATGGGTGGTATCACAATACCTTGCAGCGAATACACTTTCCTTCATCTCACTTCCCGCTTAAGTGTGTGA
- the LOC137728105 gene encoding uncharacterized protein, with amino-acid sequence MASHSKWESPNHPLYLHHSDQPGAILVPQPLVEDNYNTWVQSMSMALTVKNKLGFVDGTINKPSKDNFEELQQWNRCNNLVKTWLLGSMSKEISGSVINYKDARQMWTDLQERFSHVNIVQLFYVENEIHDCVQSNMSVSSYFTKLKSLWDERDTLCSIPACSCGTKNEMNSYVETQKTMKFLMGLNESYATVRSNTLLLEPLPTVNKAYALVLRHERQAEVSNGKSTQLETAVFAVKNLSREPTPEDKEMRCGKCNKTNHITKNCRAHFKCTFCGWKGHIFDFCRKRKAATETESNRLFSSKGNQVSQSNKQETVPNFLFSQEDCKQILQMLNKNKSSFANQVSNPPSHEELSG; translated from the coding sequence ATGGCCTCTCATTCAAAATGGGAAAGTCCCAACCACCCGCTCTATCTCCACCACTCGGATCAACCTGGTGCAATCCTCGTACCACAACCATTGGTGGAAGACAACTACAACACATGGGTTCAATCCATGAGTATGGCCTTAACGGTCAAGAACaaacttggttttgttgatgggACGATCAACAAACCAAGTAAGGATAATTTTGAGGAGCTGCAGCAATGGAATCGCTGCAACAACTTGGTCAAGACATGGCTACTAGGCTCCATGTCAAAGGAGATTTCAGGGAGTGTCATCAACTACAAGGATGCTCGACAAATGTGGACCGATCTGCAGGAGAGGTTCTCACATGTGAATATAGTTCAGCTGTTCTATGTTGAGAACGAGATCCATGATTGCGTCCAAAGCAATATGAGTGTAAGTTCTTACTTCACTAAACTTAAAAGTTTATGGGATGAACGTGATACTTTGTGTTCCATTCCAGCATGCAGTTGTGGAACAAAGAATGAGATGAACTCATATGTTGAAACTCAGAAAACCATGAAGTTCCTTATGGGACTGAACGAATCGTATGCTACGGTTCGAAGCAATACTCTTCTTCTCGAACCACTGCCTACGGTGAACAAGGCATATGCATTGGTCCTTCGACATGAACGCCAGGCAGAGGTTTCCAATGGGAAAAGCACACAACTAGAAACTGCTGTCTTTGCGGTGAAGAATCTGTCGCGAGAACCTACACCTGAAGACAAGGAGATGCGATGTGGAAAGTGCAATAAAACCAATCACATCACCAAAAATTGTCGTGCACATTTCAAGTGCACTTTTTGCGGATGGAAAGGCCACATCTTCGATTTCTGTCGAAAACGAAAAGCAGCCACAGAGACCGAATCCAATCGTCTCTTTTCTTCAAAGGGCAATCAAGTTTCACAAAGTAACAAGCAAGAGACAGTGCCTAATTTCCTGTTCTCTCAGGAGGACTGCAAGCAAATCCTTCAGATGTTGAACAAGAACAAATCATCATTTGCCAATCAAGTCAGTAATCCTCCTAGTCATGAAGAACTTTCAGGTTAA